TCGCCCAAACCGACGGCGCCAACTTCAACGTCCCCTCGGGGACTCGGATCGAGAACCCGCAGGGGCCCAGCTACCTGACCGGCGGCGGGATCATGTCGTGGGTGTTCACGCTGGACCACAAGCGGATCGGCGTGATGTACCTGGTGGGCGTGCTCACGGCGTTCCTGCTGGGCGGCGTGCTGGCGCTGCTGGTCCGCACGGAGCTGCTGACGCCGCAGGTCGACTTCTTCACCAACTTCGTTGAGAGCACCGGGGACGAGCCCAACATCGCGGCCGCCAAGGACGCCTACAACGTCGCGTTCACGCTCCATGGCGCCGTGATGGTGTTCCTGTTCATCATCCCGAGCATCCCCGCGGCGATCGGGAACTTCTGCCTGCCGATGATGCTCGGCGCCAAGGACGTGGCGTTCCCGCGGCTGAACCTGGCGAGTTTCCACCTGTGGGTCGTCGGCGCCTGTTTCTTCCTCGCCGCGCTGTTAACCACCGGGCTCGACACCGGTTGGACCTTCTACACACCGTACAGCACCACCACCAGCGGGCCGGTGATAGCAGCCACGCTCGGGGTGTTCATCCTTGGCTTCAGCTCGATCTTCACTGGCATCAACTTTGTGGTGACGGTCAACACGATGCGTCCCAAGGGGATGACCTGGTTCCGCATGCCGCTGCTGCTGTGGTCGCTCTACGCCACCGCGATCATCCAGGTGCTGGCGACCCCGGTGCTGGCCATCACGGTGCTGCTGCTGACCGTCGAGAAGGCGGTGGGCATCGGGATCTTCGACCCGGCCCTGGGCGGCGACCCGGTGCTGTACCAGCACTTCTTCTGGTTCTACTCGCACCCGGCGGTGTACATCATGATCCTGCCCGCGATGGGCGTGATCAGCGAGGTGATCCCGGTCTACAGCCGCAAGCACATCTTCGGCTACCGGTTCATCGCGTACAGCTCGATCGCCATCGCGCTGCTCGGCTTCCTGGTGTGGGGCCACCACATGTTCACCTCAGGGCAGAGCAACCTGACCACGGTGATCTTCAGCTTCCTGACGTTTAGCGTGAGCATCCCGTCGGCGATCAAGGTCTTCAACTGGCTGGCCACGCTCTACAAGGGCAACATCCACTACAACGCCGCGATGACCTACGCCCTGGCGTTCATGTTCCTGTTCACCATCGGCGGCCTGACCGGCCTGTACCTGGGGTCGCTCGCCACGGTGATCCACCTGCACGACACGTACTTCGTGGTTTCGCACTTCCACTACGTGATGATGGGCGGCACGCTGGTGGCCTTCCTGGCGGCGCTGCACCACTGGTGGCCCAAGATGTTCGGCAAGATGTACAACGAGCTGTGGGCGAACATTGCCGCCCTGATGGTGTTCGTAGGGTTCAACGTCACGTTCTTCCCGCAGTTTATTCTCGGCACGCAGGGCATGCCCCGCCGGTACGCCAGCTACAAGCCAGAGTTTGAGGGGCTGCACCAGCTCAGCACGTTCGGTTCGTACCTGCTGGGCGCCGGCCTGACGCTGGCGGCCCTGGTGCTGGTGCACTCGCTGTTCCGCGGCCGCAAGGCGCCGGACAACCCGTGGGGCGCCGCGACGCTGGAGTGGAAGTGCTGCTCGCCCCCCACGCACCACAACTTTGAGGTCAACCCGCTGATGGGTTCGCCCTACGTCTACGACAATTTTGTCGAGGACCCCAACGGCGACGGCTACTACGAGGTGCTGCCCGACTTCAAGCGTGAAGCGGCGCCCGCCGAACAGCCCGCCCAGACCTAGCGAGAGCTCCTCCGGCCCCGCCCGGCCTGGACCGTCAGTTTTCCCAAACGCCTACCGCCCAACGACCAACGCCTCCCCATGGCCACCGCCGAAGCCACCACGCACGACGCCCACGCCGATCACGGGCACGACCACGACCACCCGGAGTGGCTCGCCCACCACTTCGAGTCGCCCGAGCAGCAGTTCGACGCGGGCAAGCTCGGCATGTGGCTGTTCCTGGCGCAGGAGGTGCTGTTCTTCTCCGGGCTGTTCGTTGCCTACACCGTCTACCGGGCGAACCACCCCGAGGTGTTCATCCAGGCGCACCACTTCCTCAACCCTTGGCTGGGGATGCTCAACACGATCGTGCTGCTGGCCAGCAGCCTGGCGATCGCGTGGGGGGTGCGGGCCGCTCAGAAGAACCAGCAGCAGACGCTGATGTGGATGCACATCTTCACGCTGGCGTGCGCCGGGTTCTTTATGGGCGTGAAGGTGGTTGAGTACAGCTACAAGTTCGACGAGGGGCTGTACTGGGCGGGCTGGGACCGCGAGTACGGCCACTGGAACGAGGACCTGACGATCAACGCCGACGGCGAGGCCGAGCCCAAGGTCCACCTGACCGACTCGGGCATGCACACCAAGCTGAAGGGCGTCATGGTGTGGAGCTTCATCATCGGCGGCGTGATGTACGGCTACGGCTGGATCCGTCGCTACTCAGCGCCGGTTAGGGCGTGGGTCTTCATCGGCCTGGGCCTGACGGTGTTGGGCATGGGCGGCGGGGTCGTTGTGGCGAACGGCGTCCAGCAGATTGAAGTCGACAAGCACGCCGCCCACGCGGCAGAGGGCCACGCCGGCGACGGCCACGGCGACCACGGGGACGAGACCCACACCCCCACCGGCGCCGAACTCGACGCGGCCGTGCCAACCTTCCAGGACGACATGCAGGCCGGCGGCGACCACGCCGAGCACGCGGTAGCCGACGAGCGTCACCCGATGGGCGAGGTTCAGACCGAGGATGTCGAGGCCGCCATCGTTCCTGAAGCCGAGGCCGGCGCAGTCGGCGTCGAGGAGACCCTCCGCGAGACGGTGCCCGTCAGCAACGAGGGCCGCCCCGCCAACGCCGGAAACTTCTTTAGCATCTACTTCGCCATGACCGGCGTGCACGCGTTGCACATCCTGGCGGGCGTGGCCGCGATCAGCTGGATTGTGGCCCGCATCGCCCGCGGCGACTTCGGCCCCGAGCGGTACGGCCCCGTGGAGTACACCGGCCTGTACTGGCACTTGGTCGACCTGGTGTGGATCTACCTGTTCCCGCTGCTGTACCTGATCCACTAATCCGGGCTATTTACCAAGCTACGCCTCACGTCCCGCGGCCGGTTCCGCGGGCAGTAAGATACGACGAGATAAGCAGATAAGCCATGTCCGATCACTCGCACGACGCCCACGAGCACCACGTCACCAGTGTCGCGACCCTGGTCGCCACGTTTGTGGCGTTGGTCGCCCTGACGGTGGCCACGTCGGCGCTCTCATTCGTGAACCTGGGACGCGCAGACATTTGGGTGACGCTTGGGATCGCGACCCTCAAGGCCGCCCTGGTGGCGACCATCTTCATGCACCTGATCCACGACAAGGCGTTCAACGTCATCATCCTGCTGGGGACCATACTGTTCGGCGGGCTGTTCATCGGTTTTACGCTGATGGACTCGCGCCAGTACTCGCCGGAAGTCGAGGCCTACTCTGCCACGGTTGAGCAGCAGGCCTACGCCGACAAGTTGATGAACGAACCGGCCCCCGCGGCGGCCGACGCCGAGGCGCCCGCCGAAGGCGCAGAGGCCGAGGGCGAACACAGTGAAGAGCGTGAGGCGGCCGAGTAGCTACCCCCCTGCTCACTTTTTGTAGCGACTGGGCCGGCCGGTGTCAGCCGGTGGTTCGCATGCCCGCCGCAACGCCCTTAATGACCAGCTGGGTCAGGCGGTCCAGCTCGTCGGCGTGCGTGGCGCCTTCCTCGGCCTGCTTTGCGCGCCGCATCACGTCAACCTGCACGAAGTTTAGTGGGTCGACGTAGCGGTTACGCAGGTGGATCGATTCCTGCAGCCAGGGCACGTCGTCCAGTAGCGCGTCACAGCCGGTCACGGCCAGCACCGCGTCGCGGGTGCGGTTGTACTCTTCCTCGATCAGCGTGTAGATCGCCTTGGCGCTCGGGTGGTCGGCCAGAGCGGCGTACCGCTTGAACACGGGCGGGTTCGCCTTGGAGAGCGCAAGCACCGAGTTGTCGATCGTCGCGCGGAAGAACCGCCAGTCCTCGTAGAGCGTGCGGAGCGTCTCGAGGCTGTCGGGTTCGGCGGACGTGAGCTCGCTGAACGCGGCGCCCAGCCCGTACCACGCCGGCAGCAGGCAGCGACACTGCGTCCAGCTGAACACCCACGGGATCGCCCGCAGGTCCTCGATCCGGTCGCCGCCCTTGCGGCGGGAGGGGCGGGAGCCGATTGGCAGCCGCTCGATGCCGGCGATCGGCGTGGCGCTACGGAAGAACGCGACGAAGCCGTCGTGGTCGACCAGCGAGCGGTACGCGCGGAGCGAAGACGCCGCCAGGCGGTCCATCAGGTCCCGCCAATCGCCCATCTCGGCGGAGGTGTTGTGGGTGGCGGCGGTCAGCACGCTCCACAGCATCTGCTCCAGGTGGCGGTGGGCGATGTGGGGGTCGTCGTACCGCTCGGCCAGCACCTCGCCCTGCTCGGTCAGCCGGACGGACCCGTCGAAGGTCTCGCTGGGCAGGGAGAGGATGGCCCGGGCGGCGGGCCCGCCGCCGCGGCCCAACGAGCCGCCGCGGCCGTGGAAGAACGTCACGTGCACGCCCTGCTGCTTGGCCGCCTCGAAGATGTTGAGCTGACCGCGGTGCAGGGCCCACTGCGCGGCCAGGTAGCCGCCGTCCTTGGTGCTGTCGGAGTAGCCGACCATCACCATCTGCTCTTCGCCCAGGCCGCGGACGTGCTCGCGGTACTCGGGGATGGCCAGCGCGTCGGTCAGGATCTGGGCGCCGTTCTGCAGGTCGTCGATGGTCTCGAACAGCGGCACGACCGGCAGCCGCAGGTTGACGTCGATCTGGGCGTCGTACTCTCGGTTACGGGCGTCGGCCCGCTCGGACCACCGCCACAGCCACAGCACGGTCAGCAGGTCGCTGGGGCTGGTGGTCATGCTGATGACGTGCCCGCCCAGCGCCCCCATGCCGAACCGACGGGCGATCCGCCTCAGCAGACGGAACAGGTCCAGCGTCTCGCGGGTGGTCTCGCTGCGGTTAACTGGCGACAGGTTGGGCGCCACCGGAAGGGTTTGCAGCAGCAGCTCGACCCGGCGTTCCTCGCTCAGCGGCAGATCGTCGTCGGAGATCAGCTTGGCCGACTTCCAAATCTCCTCCATGACCTGCGCGTACACGCCGGAGTGCTGGCGGATGTCGAGCCTTGCGGTCTGAAATCCGAAGGCGTCGATCTGATCGAGCCACGGCTGCAGGTCGGTGTGGACGATCTCCTCGTTGTCGGTGGCCAGCAGCGACCGCTTGGCGAGCAGCACCTCGTCGCGGAGCTCACCTACGGTCCGGTAGGCGCCGTCGGGGATCGGCCCGCTGAGCGTCATCTGGGCGGTCTGCGACAGCCGCCAGGCCACCACCTTCAGCTGCCGGCGGTAGAGCTCGTCGGCGGCAATCCGCTCGAGGCCCTCGGCCACCTCGGGCCACCGCTCGCACGCGGCCGCGACTGAGTCGCGGAGGGCGTCGCAAGCAGGAGTGGCGCCGCAGGAGATGCTGATCGAATCGAGCAGCGTCTCGCAGGCCTGCAGATGGTCCTCGATCGCCGCCCGACGGAGCCACAGGCACGTCTGCTCGGTGAGCTCAGGGGTGACGAATGGGTTGCCGTCGCGGTCGCCGCCCATCCAGGAGCCGAAGCGGATCATCCGCGGCGGCTCGACGTCGGCGTCTGGGTAGCTCTGCCGCAGGGCCCGCCGCACCTGGTCCATGACCCGGGGAACCGTATCCCACAGCACGCCCTGAAACGACAGCCCCCGCTGCACCTCTTCCATGACGGTCGGCTTGGTGGGCCGCACCAGGTCGGTCTGCCAGAGCTTGACGATCTCGCTCCGCAAGGCGAGCAGGACCTGCTCCTTCTCGACCGGCAGCAGGTCGCTGTTGTCGAGCTCGGCCAGCATCCCCCGCATCTTGCGCAGTTTGCTGCGCAGGCTCTTCCGCTTGGCCTCGGTCGGGTGGGCGGTGAACACTAGCTCGATATCGATCTTCGCCAGCGCTTGGGCGGTCTGCTCGGCGGTCAGGCCCCTGGCGGCCAGCTCCTGCACAGCCGCGAAGGCCGACTCGCGGCGGGGCTCCGGGTGGATCTTCAGCTCGCGCTCGCGGAGGGCCCGCACCCGCTGACGGTCCTCGGCCAGGTTGGCCAGCTCCAGGAACCCGCTGAACGCCTGGATGACGATTCGCAGCTGCTCGGCGTCCAGACCCGCGAGCAGGGCAGCCAGGGCGTCCCCCTGGCTGGCGTCGCCGTCGCGGAAGTCGCGGGCCTCGGCGCGCACCTTCTCAACCAGCTCGAACGCCGGCTGCCCGGCGTGCTGCAAAATGACCTCGCCGAACACCTGGCCCAGCATCGTGATTTCTTTGCGCAGCTTCTCTTCAACGGCCATGGTGTACAGGCGGGGGTGAGGGGAGGGATGGCCTGGCCAACCCAGCATGGTCGATTGCGGGCGTGCGTCAAGCGGGCTGGGGCTCGCGCGGTCGGTGCCAGGTCTGTAGCCAAGTTCTAGGCTCTGGCCGCCAAACGCCCACCTTCGCACCGCCCAACGGGTCCCCGTCAAGCGATGGACGCAGCAAAGTCGTCTTACCGTCTCATCGGCAGCGGTGCGGCGGTCCCAACGCAGACTCTCGCGTAATTCGACGGCCAAGGGCTGACGCACCCCGGCCCGGCCAAGCTAAAATGGGGCCTTTCCCGCCCCACCGCCGCCCGGCCCGCTGCTGCTATGGAAGCTGCTGACTTCCCCTCCGACCCGACCATCTCCCTCCGTGAGGCGGCCGAGTCCGACCTGCCCGCGATCGTCGAGATCTACAACGCCGCGATCCCGTCGCGGACGTCGAACGCCGACCTGCGGCTGATCACCGTCGAGAGCCGCCTAGACTGGTTCCACGCCCACTCGGCCGAGCGCCGCCCGCTGTGGGTTGCGGTCCACGAGGGGCGGGTGGTGGCCTGGGTCGGCCTGTCGGACTTCCTGCCGCGGTACGCGTACCACATCACGGCCGAGGCGAGCCTGTACGTTGACCCGAGCCTGCAGGGCCGCGGCCTGGGCCCGTGGATGATGCAGCAGCTTATTGACGAGTGCCCCCAGCTGGGCGTGGAGAATGTCATCTCGCTGGTGTTCGCGCACAACAAGCCGAGCCTCAAGGTGCACGAGCGGCTCGGCTTCGAGCGGTGGGGCCTGCTGCCGGGCGTCACGAAGCTCGACGAGAATCGCGGCGACGTGGTCGTGCTCGGCAAGAAGATCTGATTCCTATTCGCTTCGTGGCGGCTGATCCTGGCCAGCGCCCTGACCCCAACCCGGGAGCATCGGTTCAAGTGATCACCCTCCGTATCCTCGCGGCGTGCTGCGCCGCCGTTGCAGGCGCTGCGCCCGCACTGGCGGCCGCGCCGCCGCTGACCTACGCCAACCCGATCTACGGCGGGCAGGACCCGTACGTGTTCCAGGCGGACGGCTGGTACTACATCGCGGCCAGCGCGCCGGGCGACACGGCGATTGTCGTTTTCAAGTCGCGGTCGCTGACCGACCCGGGAGTCAGCCGCACCGTGTACCGCCCGCCACCGACCGGCCCCTACAGCAAGCAGCTGTGGGCGCCGGAGATCCACCGCATCGACGGCCAGTGGTACATCTACACCTGCGCCGACGACGGCGACAACGCCAACCACCGGCTGATTGTGCTGAAAGCCGACACCGACGACCCGCAGGGCCCGTACAGCATGGCCGCCGAGCTGCAGACCCCCGGCTGGGCGATCGACGAGAGCGTGTTCCGCACCGCCGACGGGACGCTGTATTGCGTCTGGTCCGGCTGGCCGACCGACACCGTGCCCGACTCGACCCAGCACCTGTTCATCTCGCGGATGAAAAGCCCCACCGAGCTGGTTGGCCCAGCGGTGGATATCTCCGGCAAGATGTACGAGTGGGAAACCCGCGGCCGCCCCGCGGGACTCAACGAAGGCTCGCAGCCGCTGCAGCGCAACGGGCGGCTGTTTATCGTGTACGCGTGCAGCGGCAGCTGGACCGCCGACTACGCCCTTGGCCTGATGGAGTGCACCGACGGCGATGTGATGAACCCAAGGTCCTGGGTCAAGCGGCCCGAGCCCGTGCTCAGCCGCACCGACGGCGTGTACGGCCCGGGGCACGGCTGCCTGACCAAGAGCCCCGACGGCACGGAGGACTGGTTGGTCTACCACAGCTCGATCGACCCCGAGGGCTCGTGGAACCGCGCGATCAGCATCAAACGCTACGGCTGGAAGCCCGACGGCACGCCCGACTTTGGCGAGCCGGCGCCGTGGGGAAAGGTGCTTCCCGCCCCGTCGGGCGAAGCGCCGCCGCCGGCCGGCGACGCGTATGCCGATGACTTTACTTCTGTCGACGCGTGGGAGCCGATCACGTTCTTCCGGGAGCACTCGGTCTCGGCACGTGACGGGCGGGTGGCCATCCGCGGCGCGCTCGACCCCCGCTACAGCGACAAGCTCGTCCTCCGCGACCGCGGCTACGACGATCTCGACATCACGGTCGAGGTCGCCCGTCGCCGGGGCGATGGCCCCGCGGGGCTGCTTTTCCGGGCGAGCAACTGCGCGGTCGGCCGCCACCGCTACTCCGGCTACGTTGCCCAGATCACCGCAGACGGCGTTGTCGAACTCGGCCGCAGCGATGGACGCTCGCTAACCATCCTGGCCGAGGCCGAACTGCCCGACTCCGGGCGCGGTCCGCGCCGGCTCCGCGTCGTGGCCCGGGGGCCGGAGATTTCGGTCTACATTGGTGACGCCGACCAGCCAATCCTCACCGCCACCGACGACGCTCACACGACCGGGCGGGTTGGATTGCTGGCCGATGGCGTCAACGCGTTGTTTGGCCGCTTCCGCGTGGAGCCGCTTTAGCCTGCTGGAGTGGCTCGCGTACGCAGATTAGTCGGTCCTCGTACCGCAGCAGCAGCGAGCCGTCGCCTACGGCGGTGCTGGCCCACAGCCGGCCGGGGATGGTGTTGGTGCGGACCAGCGTGAACTCGGCGCCGGGCTCAAGCACGTGCACGCCGCCACGATCGTCGGGCAGCAACACCTTACCGCCCACGGCCCAGGGCGACGCCCAAAACGCCGACGCACCGCGGACGCGTTCACGGTACGCCTGCTCGCCCGTCTTGGCGTCCAGCGCGTGCACGATCCCGCCGCGGCGGGTCAGCACGTAGACCATGCCGTCGTAGATCAACGGCGACGACATGCCGAGCGGCGTCTCGGTTGAGCCCCACAGCAGGAAGGGGCTCTGCCCGTCCTCGCCGCTTGAGATGTCGCCCTCGCCTCCGGGCTTCACCGCGAAAATGCCGCCGCGCCCGCCGCCGCGCCGCGAGCGGTCCTCGGCGCCTACAATCAGCAGCTCCTCGGTCGCCGCCGGCGAGGCCGAGCTGCGGCTGCCGCCGACGTCGAGGGTCCAGAGCAGCTCGCCGGAGGCCGGGTCGTACGAGCGGAACTTCCCGCCGCCGGTGACCAGCTCGGTCCTCAGGCTGTTCTTCCAGATAATCGGCGTGCTCCAGTTGGAGCCCTCGTCGCGGTCCTCGCGCCACAGCTCCTCACCGTTGTCGGCGTCCAGCGCAACTAAGAACGACTGGTCCTCGCTGTCAACCTGCACGAACAGCCGACCGTCGTGCAGCACCGGTGAGCTGGAGGTGCCCCAGTCGGCTTGCATGCGGTAGGTGCCCAGGTCCTTCTGCCACACCTCGTTGCCGTCGAGGTCGTAGCAGTACAGGCCGGTCATGCCGAAGTAGACGTACACCCGCTCGCCGTCGGTAACCGGTGTCTCCGAGGCGTAAGTGTTGTCGCGGTGCGTGCCGACCGTCGGCACGCCAGCCTTGGCCACCTTGCTCCACAGCTCGTCTCCGGATTCCAGGTCCAGACAGATAAGCTCCCACCGCTGCGGCCGACGGCGGTCGTCGCCCCCCTCGGCCTCCTCATCGGGGACCGCGGTGGCGATCAGCACCTTGCCCCCGGTGATCACCGGCGCCGCCCAGCCGCGACCCGGGATATCGGCCTTCCACGCGACGTTTTCCGATTCGCTCCAGCTGAGCGGGTGGCTGTCGCCGTCGACGACGTTGTTGCCGTTGGGGCCGCGGAACTGGGGCCAATCCGTAGCGAAGGCGGGCAGGGCGGTGAGGGCGGCCAAGGCAAAGGCCGTCAGTCGAGGCTTCATATCACGTGCTCCATGGTGTGAGGGCCGGACCGAAGGGGTGGCCGCGGACCGGCCACTTTAGTGTGTTAGGACGTCGAGCTCGAAAGGGAATGAAACCCACCAGTAATGTGCAGGTTTTCCGTGATCTTTCCCCGTCTTTCCCTGACTGAGCATTTAACACTCCTGCCGCTTCGAATTTTGCGACTCTACTCGGTCGGTTTCGTCCGGTCGGATCTTTGTCAGAATCTTCTATTGCAGGCTCAACCGCGCTGCGGCAGAAGCGTGAGCCTTCTAACTTTGCCCCAACTCGATTCATCCAGGGGACGAAACGCCAGCCGGATAAACTGTGAGAACGGTCGCAAAGCTGGAAGTGTTTGGCTGTCGGTATCCGCATCGACGCGCCCCAATGTTGCATTGCTCGGGGGCTAGCACTCGAAGGCTCGCCAATTCGCTTCGCCCCATTTGCGTAGCCGGTTCTGCGTGCAACTGGCGGTGTCCCGCGGGTTATCCTGGGGCCACTCACCGTGGAGAATCCTCGCCGCTCAGCCGGTGCGTCTGCCTCGCGATTCGCGGCATCGACGTCCGCAACGGGTAATGATGGATATGTGAACGGCGGCAGGAAACTGCTTGCTTCGACGCTGGCCGGCGCCCTATCCTGACGCGGGCGCTCGCCACCCGCGTTCCTCTTCTCTATCCGCCGCCAACGCCGAGTCGCCATGAGCGAACCCGCTGCCTTTGCGCTGATCAGGGACGGCAAGACTCGCTACTTCGCGGACCGCTGGGCGAGCGCCCTGCTGCGCCGGGAGGTGATGTGGGGTCCTCAGGACTTCGCCGCCTGGGTCGAGCAGTTCGAGGAACTTGACGAGTGGGCGCTCGACTGCGATGGCGGCGCCGTGGTGGACTACGACAACCGGCTCTTGCTGTGGGAGGGCGCCGCGTCGGAGTACCGCGTGCCCCGTGTCCGCCGGCTCTACAACCGCCTGCTGGCCGCCGCGTGGCAGGAGTTCAAGGTAGAGCTTGCCCCCGCCGGCAGCGACAGGCTGGCGAAGCACGTCGGCATAATCGACGAGCCCCGCGACCACGCCGACGGCGAACTCCCCGACGACGAGGACGAGGAAGACGACGACTACGAACCTCGGCTGCAAACGGTCGAGGAATCCCGCCGCTACGAGCCGGACGAGGATGACGACCCCGACGAGGACGATGATGATGTTCCCCGGGCGTGGGTGACCATTGTCGATGCTGAAGGTTCTTCGCGCCACCGTCAGCTCGACGAACTCCCGCTCGACCTCCTGCAAGGCGAACCCGAGGCGCTGGAGGCGGTCGCCAAACTCAAGCCGGCGCAGATACCGCCGGAGGCGGTGGTCTCCGAGGGTCTGTTCCTGAATACGAAAGAGCGCATCGCGTTCGTGTGGGGCTCGCCCGAGCTTCGCGAGCGGATGAAGGAGTTGGGCCGCCGCTGGCGCGGTTGGACGCTCCGCTGGAGCAAGCAGGGCTACGCGCAGCAATGCGCTGCGTCGGGCGTCGCCGGGCAACCCATGACCGACGCCGATGCGCTGGCAAGGATCCTGCCGCTGGTGCTCTCCACCGAGCAGTTCAACCTGGGGACCGTCATCGGCGCCATCGGCGGTGGGGTGCAGAAGTTCGCCCGCAAGGCGACCGGGTGTCTGATCGTTGTGCTCTGCCTGCCGCTGCTGCTGTTCGGTGTGTTCTCCGGCGCGTGGATGTCGGTGCTCTACGCTGTCGTCGCTACCGTGGTAGTGGTTTCTGGGCTGTACATGCTGATCGTGCGTCGGGTGCGGAGGTCGTTCGCCAAGAAGATGCAGCCCCTGCAGGGCGACGGCGGCGCGCCGACCGTCGTGGCGGGGCCGCAGGACGAGCAGGAACGCAAGGTGCGGATCGACCGGCTGCTGGCGTTGGCCGGCCTGCCGCCGCTGGCGGAGGTGCAGCCGCTCTTCCCCAACGCGACCGGTCTTGAACTGCTGGCAGAACAGTGAGCCTCCGGATGTCGACCCGCTACTACACCGAGAACCTGGCAAAGATCCGCTACAAGCACCTCAAGCAGGCGCTTGCGCCAACGGCAGGCCCGCTCGCGGGGCTGATGGCGGGCGGGCTGCGGCTGGCGCTCATGGCCGGCGTGCGGCTGCCGGCGGCGCACGGGGATGGTTTCCCAGGGTCGGAGCGGACGATCGACCCGGCCGAGCTGCCGTCGGCCGCTGTGGCGAAGTGGGCGCCGATCCTGGAGCAGCTCCGCGACCTGGGCTTCGAGCCGCTGCGCACCTGCCAGGACCAGACGGTCGGCGCTAAGCTGCACTACGGCACAACCCTCTACAATCCCACGGGGAACGCCGTGGCCATCCTGGAATGGACCCGGATGGCGGGGGCGGGTGGTTTCGAGGAGAACACGCCGCTGGAGCTAAACGCCTACATCGACGGCGGCCCCGACATCGTCACCGGCGTCGTCCGGCGTCAGGACATTGCGATGGCCGACCTGGTGCAGATCGAGTCGGCCGAGATCGTCAGCTTCGACAACCGCCGCCCGCTCGGTGAGCTGTACGCTCAGCACCGCGAACGCTGCGCCGGCAAGGACGTCATCGCGGTGGGCGAAGAGAACGTCGAGGCGCTGGTCGACGCTCGCGCCCGTCAGCGGTTTGACGAGCTGCTGCAGAGCGGGCTCCTGCGGGAGCTCTCGCCCGACGAGGTGAAGCGGCTGGCGGCGGCCGACGTCGGTGAGCTGCATGACTGCTGACGCCGCGGTGCGGCCGCCGTGTCGCACGGCGCGACAGCGCGCGTCGGTCCAAACAGCACGGCGAATGTGTGACCCCACCATCCGGGGCGGTTTTCGGTCGGATTGAGGCAATGTCGTCCGGCGCCCGATTCGCTTCTAGCCACCGCGGGGTTCTCCCCGTAGTAGTATTTAGCAGCCCCCGGGCCGTCCGACGGCCCAGTTCCGCACCAATCAACCGTAGAAACCTATGCCAACCCGAATCGCGACTGGATTGCTAGTTACCTGCTTGCTGCTAACGCCGGCCGCCGG
This genomic interval from Posidoniimonas corsicana contains the following:
- a CDS encoding cytochrome C oxidase subunit IV family protein — translated: MSDHSHDAHEHHVTSVATLVATFVALVALTVATSALSFVNLGRADIWVTLGIATLKAALVATIFMHLIHDKAFNVIILLGTILFGGLFIGFTLMDSRQYSPEVEAYSATVEQQAYADKLMNEPAPAAADAEAPAEGAEAEGEHSEEREAAE
- a CDS encoding cytochrome c oxidase subunit 3, producing the protein MATAEATTHDAHADHGHDHDHPEWLAHHFESPEQQFDAGKLGMWLFLAQEVLFFSGLFVAYTVYRANHPEVFIQAHHFLNPWLGMLNTIVLLASSLAIAWGVRAAQKNQQQTLMWMHIFTLACAGFFMGVKVVEYSYKFDEGLYWAGWDREYGHWNEDLTINADGEAEPKVHLTDSGMHTKLKGVMVWSFIIGGVMYGYGWIRRYSAPVRAWVFIGLGLTVLGMGGGVVVANGVQQIEVDKHAAHAAEGHAGDGHGDHGDETHTPTGAELDAAVPTFQDDMQAGGDHAEHAVADERHPMGEVQTEDVEAAIVPEAEAGAVGVEETLRETVPVSNEGRPANAGNFFSIYFAMTGVHALHILAGVAAISWIVARIARGDFGPERYGPVEYTGLYWHLVDLVWIYLFPLLYLIH
- a CDS encoding GNAT family N-acetyltransferase; this encodes MEAADFPSDPTISLREAAESDLPAIVEIYNAAIPSRTSNADLRLITVESRLDWFHAHSAERRPLWVAVHEGRVVAWVGLSDFLPRYAYHITAEASLYVDPSLQGRGLGPWMMQQLIDECPQLGVENVISLVFAHNKPSLKVHERLGFERWGLLPGVTKLDENRGDVVVLGKKI
- the ppc gene encoding phosphoenolpyruvate carboxylase, whose protein sequence is MAVEEKLRKEITMLGQVFGEVILQHAGQPAFELVEKVRAEARDFRDGDASQGDALAALLAGLDAEQLRIVIQAFSGFLELANLAEDRQRVRALRERELKIHPEPRRESAFAAVQELAARGLTAEQTAQALAKIDIELVFTAHPTEAKRKSLRSKLRKMRGMLAELDNSDLLPVEKEQVLLALRSEIVKLWQTDLVRPTKPTVMEEVQRGLSFQGVLWDTVPRVMDQVRRALRQSYPDADVEPPRMIRFGSWMGGDRDGNPFVTPELTEQTCLWLRRAAIEDHLQACETLLDSISISCGATPACDALRDSVAAACERWPEVAEGLERIAADELYRRQLKVVAWRLSQTAQMTLSGPIPDGAYRTVGELRDEVLLAKRSLLATDNEEIVHTDLQPWLDQIDAFGFQTARLDIRQHSGVYAQVMEEIWKSAKLISDDDLPLSEERRVELLLQTLPVAPNLSPVNRSETTRETLDLFRLLRRIARRFGMGALGGHVISMTTSPSDLLTVLWLWRWSERADARNREYDAQIDVNLRLPVVPLFETIDDLQNGAQILTDALAIPEYREHVRGLGEEQMVMVGYSDSTKDGGYLAAQWALHRGQLNIFEAAKQQGVHVTFFHGRGGSLGRGGGPAARAILSLPSETFDGSVRLTEQGEVLAERYDDPHIAHRHLEQMLWSVLTAATHNTSAEMGDWRDLMDRLAASSLRAYRSLVDHDGFVAFFRSATPIAGIERLPIGSRPSRRKGGDRIEDLRAIPWVFSWTQCRCLLPAWYGLGAAFSELTSAEPDSLETLRTLYEDWRFFRATIDNSVLALSKANPPVFKRYAALADHPSAKAIYTLIEEEYNRTRDAVLAVTGCDALLDDVPWLQESIHLRNRYVDPLNFVQVDVMRRAKQAEEGATHADELDRLTQLVIKGVAAGMRTTG
- a CDS encoding cytochrome c oxidase subunit I, which encodes MIAQTDGANFNVPSGTRIENPQGPSYLTGGGIMSWVFTLDHKRIGVMYLVGVLTAFLLGGVLALLVRTELLTPQVDFFTNFVESTGDEPNIAAAKDAYNVAFTLHGAVMVFLFIIPSIPAAIGNFCLPMMLGAKDVAFPRLNLASFHLWVVGACFFLAALLTTGLDTGWTFYTPYSTTTSGPVIAATLGVFILGFSSIFTGINFVVTVNTMRPKGMTWFRMPLLLWSLYATAIIQVLATPVLAITVLLLTVEKAVGIGIFDPALGGDPVLYQHFFWFYSHPAVYIMILPAMGVISEVIPVYSRKHIFGYRFIAYSSIAIALLGFLVWGHHMFTSGQSNLTTVIFSFLTFSVSIPSAIKVFNWLATLYKGNIHYNAAMTYALAFMFLFTIGGLTGLYLGSLATVIHLHDTYFVVSHFHYVMMGGTLVAFLAALHHWWPKMFGKMYNELWANIAALMVFVGFNVTFFPQFILGTQGMPRRYASYKPEFEGLHQLSTFGSYLLGAGLTLAALVLVHSLFRGRKAPDNPWGAATLEWKCCSPPTHHNFEVNPLMGSPYVYDNFVEDPNGDGYYEVLPDFKREAAPAEQPAQT